The Meiothermus ruber DSM 1279 genome includes the window GCTCACCTGCTGCCGGTGGCCTGGGTGGGCTTTGCCCTGGCCGCGCCCAGCGGTTTTTTGCTGCTTCTGTCCGACGCCCCCAGCATTGGGGTCAGCCCGATCTTCCTGAGCAAGCTGGCCCTGATCGGGCTGGCGGGGATCAACGCGTGGATCTTTCATTTCCGCACCGCACGAAGCCTGCCAGCCTGGAATCAGCACACCCACCCCCCGCCGGCGGCCAAGCTGGGGGCGCTGGTTTCGCTAGGGGTTTGGATAAGCGTTATTGCCCTGGGCCGATTAATCGCCTATTACGGATAAAAAGACGGCTCCCCTCGAGCCGCCCAGATTGCCCCGGAAGGTGTGCTTTGAACGGTGCGGTTCGGAAACACCTCCCCTCGAGGCTACCCGACCCAAACACCTCCGAAGGATGCCTCCAGCCTAGCAAGAGAAACACCTGGGGATTGGTAATTTGACACTTTACCCACCTCCTAGCTGTGTCCTCGCGGATTTGTCACCGCATAGCAACAAGACAACCCGGCATACCAGGCCATCTGTTCCCACCTACTCCCAACAAACGCGTTCCATAGGTGGTTTGCGCAGGGGCTATTGCATTTCAGAACCGAATGTGCTAGAACTATGGTCACAATAATTGCAAACGATTGCAAAAAAGTGCGCCCGCAACCCTTCTTGTAATCGCTTGTTCCTGGCATGGAGCGGCTTTTTTGTAAATCCTGCACTGCAAACGATTGCATATGGTCAACCTTGATGACGTCGCCAAACTCGCGCAGGTCTCCCCCGCCACTGTGTCGCGGGCGCTATCCCGCCCAGAGATGGTGGCCGAAGCCACCCGCAAACGCATCCTGCAGGCGGCCCAGGAGCTGGGCTACCAGCCCAATCAGCTCGCCCGCAGTTTGCGCCAGCGCAGCAGCCAGACCCTGGGGCTGATCATCACCGATATCCTCAACCCCTTCCACGCCACGCTAGCCAAGGGCGTACAGGACGCCGCCGAAAAACACAACTACACGGTCTTCCTCTTCAATACCGACGAAGATCCAGAAAAAGAGCGACGCGCCCTTAACGTGCTGCGCGGGCACCAACCTCGAGGCCTCCTAATTGTGCCCAGCCCCCAGGCCAAAGAGAACCTCAAGCTCGTAACCAAGCTACCCATCGTAGAGCTGGATCGCACCAGCGGAACCCCTGGCATCCGCACGGTCATGGTCGATAACGTGGGTGGGGCCCGTAAAGCCGTGCAGCACCTGATCGATCTGGGCCATCGGCGCATCGGCATGATCGTAGGGCGCCTGGACATCTCCACCGCGGTCGAGCGCCTGCAAGGTTACCGTGAGGCCTTGCAGGCCGCCGGCATCCCCTACGACGAGACCCTGGTGCGGCTTGGCAATCACCGCGAAGCCGATGGCCGCGCGGCAGCCCAGGCCCTGCTGTCCATGCCCCCCGACAAACGGCCCACAGCCTTATTCGTGGGCAACAACGAGATGACCGTGGGCGCGGTGCTGGCCTTGCGCGAGATGGGCATCCGCATCCCCCAGGAGCTATCGGTGGTCGGATTTGACGATTCCCGCTGGGCTGCAACCATCGAACCAGCCCTCACCGTGGTGGCCCAGCCCACCTACGAGCTGGGGTTCTTGGCCTGCGAAACCCTGCTGAGTTCGCTTAGTCGCGGCCAGGACACCCTGCCCACCAGCATCCGGCTGGACACCAGCTTCATTCTTCGGGAGTCCACCGCCCCTCCGGGCGGTCGCAAAAATGGGCTCAAAAAAAGGAGGCAGAGCTAGAAAAAAACAAGTCGGGTTGAGGTTGCGTTTTAGTCAAGGAGGAGAAGCTATGCGTAGAGTGCTCGTTATTACAGGTTTGTTGGCAGCAGGCATCGCCGCGCTTGGACTGGTAACCGCCCAGGACAAGACCCCTTACATCGGACTCATCACCAAAACCGAGTCCAACCCCTTCTTCGTCAAGATGAAGGAAGGGGCCCAGAAGGAAGCCCAGCGGCTGGGCGCCAAGTTCATCAGCGCCGCAGGAAAAACCGACGGTGACAACGCCGGACAGGTGGCTGCCATCGAAAACATGGTGGCCGCCGGGGTCAACACCATCCTGATTACCCCCAGCGATGCCAAAGCCATCGTGCCCGCCATTCAAAAGGCTCGAGCCGCCGGGGTGCAGGTCATCGCCCTGGATAGCCCCACCGATCCCGAAGATGCGGTAGACGCCCTCTTCGCCACCAACAACTACCAGGCCGGGGTGCTGATCGGTGAGTATGCCGCCGCGGTCATGAAGGGCAAAAAGCCGGTCATCGCCACCCTCGACCTCTTCCCCGGGCACCCCGTGGGCGCACAGCGTCACAACGGCTTCCTGGCCGGCTTTGGGCTGCCAAGCCTGCCGCAGGAAAGCAACGAGCTGGCCAAGCCCGCCGAGGTGGTCTGCATGGCCGATACCTATGGCGACCGGGCCAAGGCCCAGACCGCCATGGAAAACTGCCTGCAGAAAAACCCCAACATCAACCTGGTCTACACCATCAACGAACCGGCCGCCGCAGGGGCCTATCAGGCGCTCAGGGCAGCCGGTAAAGAGAAGAACGTCATCATCGTCTCGGTGGACGGCGGGTGCGAGGGGGTGCGCAACGTCGAGCGGGGCATTATTGCAGCCACCTCGCAGCAGTACCCCTTGAAGATGGCCGCGCTGGGTGTGGCGGCTGGGGTCAAGTACGCCAAAACCGGCCAGAAGGCCCGCGGCTATGTGGACACCGGCGTCACCCTGATCGCCAAGAACCCCGTGCCGGGCGTCGGCAGCAAGGATGTGAAGTTCGGTCTGGCCAATTGCTGGGGCCAGTAAGCGGAGCCGGGGAGGGGGTGCTGGCCTCCTCCCCATCTCCTACAAGCTCGAGCGGGCGTGCACACCAGACCGCTTTTCAAAAAAACCCTACCCAATAACACCAAACCAAGCCGGACT containing:
- a CDS encoding LacI family DNA-binding transcriptional regulator is translated as MVNLDDVAKLAQVSPATVSRALSRPEMVAEATRKRILQAAQELGYQPNQLARSLRQRSSQTLGLIITDILNPFHATLAKGVQDAAEKHNYTVFLFNTDEDPEKERRALNVLRGHQPRGLLIVPSPQAKENLKLVTKLPIVELDRTSGTPGIRTVMVDNVGGARKAVQHLIDLGHRRIGMIVGRLDISTAVERLQGYREALQAAGIPYDETLVRLGNHREADGRAAAQALLSMPPDKRPTALFVGNNEMTVGAVLALREMGIRIPQELSVVGFDDSRWAATIEPALTVVAQPTYELGFLACETLLSSLSRGQDTLPTSIRLDTSFILRESTAPPGGRKNGLKKRRQS
- a CDS encoding sugar ABC transporter substrate-binding protein, which codes for MRRVLVITGLLAAGIAALGLVTAQDKTPYIGLITKTESNPFFVKMKEGAQKEAQRLGAKFISAAGKTDGDNAGQVAAIENMVAAGVNTILITPSDAKAIVPAIQKARAAGVQVIALDSPTDPEDAVDALFATNNYQAGVLIGEYAAAVMKGKKPVIATLDLFPGHPVGAQRHNGFLAGFGLPSLPQESNELAKPAEVVCMADTYGDRAKAQTAMENCLQKNPNINLVYTINEPAAAGAYQALRAAGKEKNVIIVSVDGGCEGVRNVERGIIAATSQQYPLKMAALGVAAGVKYAKTGQKARGYVDTGVTLIAKNPVPGVGSKDVKFGLANCWGQ